The Nostoc sp. 'Peltigera membranacea cyanobiont' N6 genome contains the following window.
GCAGGAAGCTAAAGAGAGATGGCTAGAAATATGTATTACTTTAATGGTGATGACTCACATCCTATACAACCGACATCTGCGGATATTATACTACGGCAACAGCTAGAGGATTCTATTAGCAGATACTTTTATGAAGCGTGCGATCGCACAATTCAAAATCTTCTGTCTGATTGTCGGTGGTATGTCACAACCCACGCCAATGCTTTGACATTGGTAATTGAATGTCCCGATCAGGTTATTAATTGGCGTGTTTTACAAAAAATTGTGCCAATGGGGACATTGCTATATGGAATTGTTAACAGTGCTAAAATCCGGGTTTGTCCGCCAGAAAGTCAAGGTATACCTTTTGAAATGAGGGTAGATGAACTTTCTGTTTATCGAGATTGGGCGTGATTCGATTTTGGATTTTAGATTTTGGATTAGTTAATATTCTGACTGATAAGTGCAGCTACCTCTTCAAAAACCAAATCAGCAGAATGTTTGACAACAGGACTTAACTCTAGTCCCAAACTAAGATTTGCCGCCTCAATTAAATAAACTGTTATATCTTCGGGAAAGTCATTTTGAAAGATTTTCCGTCCGGCGGCTAAAGCATTATCCCAACGAAAATCGTGCAAGTTATAACTAGGTTCGGGCATTGCTTCCAGTTCTTTTCCTGGAACTTTAAACACAGCACCCGGTTCAGAACCTGTTGAACTTGCATCAATAATTACTAATTGTTTACTACCTCTAGCTTGAAACATTACTTCCATCCCTGCGGTGCCACAGTCATAAACACGCACATGAGGATGAGGGTTTTCAGCTAGATATTTTTGTAAGCGTTGGGCAATGATTACGCCTACTGCGTCGTCATTGCGATTGAGATTGCCGCAACCAATAATAGTTAGCATAGAATAAGATTTAATTGTTTAAGCGGTTGCAAATTCAGTCAAAGCGCGTAG
Protein-coding sequences here:
- a CDS encoding hydrogenase maturation protease; the encoded protein is MLTIIGCGNLNRNDDAVGVIIAQRLQKYLAENPHPHVRVYDCGTAGMEVMFQARGSKQLVIIDASSTGSEPGAVFKVPGKELEAMPEPSYNLHDFRWDNALAAGRKIFQNDFPEDITVYLIEAANLSLGLELSPVVKHSADLVFEEVAALISQNIN